The segment ATTCATCCAAGTAAACTAAATTGCTTGATCCGTCAAGAATGACAATTTTACGTAAATTTCTCAGAAAGCTGATTCGCTCACTATGCTTACGTTCAGTGTATTTCAGCGTTTTTTTTACGAGTTAACTTCATTTGTTTCTGGGCATACCCAATAGCACTCGTATGCACTCCAAAATATTGCGCCCTTTCTCTTAACAAAGCATCTGGATTTTCTTGAATATGTTGGGCAATTGCTAGAGAGTCTAGTTTTCGCTTTCTTCCAAGTTGTGGTGCTGGAGTCAAATTCTTTCTTCGACACCAATCATTCACACACCATAGACTTACCTCATATCTTCTTGATGCTTCGGCTTTGGAGCCTCCAGCCGCTACAAAGTCCACTACCCGCTTTCGCAAATCTACACTATAAGTCATCTAACCTGATTGATTTCTCATCTA is part of the Pleurocapsa sp. PCC 7319 genome and harbors:
- a CDS encoding IS630 transposase-related protein, translated to MTYSVDLRKRVVDFVAAGGSKAEASRRYEVSLWCVNDWCRRKNLTPAPQLGRKRKLDSLAIAQHIQENPDALLRERAQYFGVHTSAIGYAQKQMKLTRKKNAEIH